GAACACCAGGAAGCCCTGGAGTCCCGTGCACTGGTCAGACTgaaaggcaggaaagagaaagagcagtGTAGGTAGGCCAGGGGCCTGAAGAACTCTACCTTCTGGCTCCACAAAAGCCTAAACTCTTTCGGGACTCAGGGCAGAGATTGGAAAGTATCTCATAGTGGCAGCATGCTCTGGAACACATAAAATTAGAGATGACTCCCCCCAAAATGGATCCTGACAAAACTGTGTTCCTGACCATTAGCATCATCTCAAAAGCCCCCTCCCTTCCAACCCAAATTCTCACCAGCTTGCGGATCCGGTCCAGTACTGGGTCGATGATCTCCTTGCCAATGGTATAGTGACCACGGGCATAGTTGTTAGCAGCGTCCTCCTTCCCGGTGATGAGCTGCTCTGGGTGGAAGAGCTGCCGGTATGGGCCATTTCGGATCTCATCTGGAAGGGCGCAAACACATCGTCAGGGCACAAACCACAAGgctgtgctcagcggggatctCCCTCCCCCAGTGTGGCAGCTGCGGTCAGATGTATGGAAAAGCTCATCCTTCTGCCAGCCTGTGATACCAGTGTGTGAGAAACCCGGAGCCCGCCACCCAGGCTGGCTTGCGATCAGCCTCCCTTCTGCAGCTGCAAACAGGGAAAAGAGTGTGTAGGACCAGGAAAGCCAGGTCTAGACACCAGCTCTCCAGAGAGCTTAGAGTCACTGTCTGCTCCCCTCAGTTCCACCCCATCTTCATCTCACCAATCACAGTGGGCTCCAGATCCACAAACACAGCCCGGGGCACATGCTTCCCAGCACCGGTTTCACAGAAGAAGGTGGTGAAGGAGTCATCCCCTCCACCGATGGTCTTGTCGCTGGGCATCTGCCCATCAGGCTGGATCCCATGTTCCAGACAGTAGAGCTCCCAACAGGCATTGCCCATCTGGACACCTGCCTGCCCCACATGGACTGAGATGCATTCGCGCTGAGGGATAAAGAGAGGGGACACAGCATAAGCCCCACATCTGCAGTCCTCACCTCATGAGCCTCTCTTCCACCCGATCACCTACTGGCGAGGATGGCTCAGTTGGCAAAAGtggaggcctggggctgggcagaggtCGGAAGAGGCTGGAAGCCTGCCCAGGCTCCCCCGCATAGGACTTAACAACTAGAAACACCCACCCAGTAGGGCAAATCCCTTAGCTCACTCCTCTGTGGGAAACTTGTCAAGTAAGAGCTGTGGCTCCACATGACCCTGCCACACTGACAAGACACTcagggaggacagagagggcAAGTGCATATGAAAGACAGGCAGACACTGCAGTAAAAGACAAGGACACACGACTTCTCAGCTGTTTCCAGCTTTCTACTCCCAAAGCCACCTTCTCCAGCCTGAGAAGGGACAGGTTTGCCCGAGGCATGAGTTTATAGCCAGAAGCCCTCAAGGGGAACAACTAGAATTTCTTAGAaccctctccccctttctttcctgtGGGCTGCAGAGATGTCTCAGCCTTCTGGTCTGCCATCAATTGACCACACACCCTGGCCATCAGGatgccctctcccccacctttaAATCCCATCTGGCTCTGGGGATCAATCCCAGctggctcctctccccacctccacccccgcACTCTGGGTGTCTTCACCACCTTCATCCACTGTGTAGCCCTCACGGAAATAGCAGAGAGTGCAGATGGCAGGCACAGGCAATAAGGGCTGTGGGCACTGGGGCACTCGCCGCCTTAGGCTCATCCCTGCCAGTTTGAAATTAACCCCTAAAGAGCCAAGTGGTGCGGCGCAGGGCCCCTCGCAGCCTCCCTTCCCAACACCGAAATGGCGGGGTGACGGTTTCCAAATACCCAGAAAAGGAAGCGGAACCTGCGGTGAGGCCCCAGAGGTAACCCGCCTTGCCCTGCAGAGGGTGAGCGCCATCCTGCACCCGGGCCCTGCATTCGCCCCCCTTCTAGATTCTTTCCAGTTACATCCCAGCCGAAAGTGAAGATTGGATTTCGGCCCCCGTTCTTGGGCTATAAATACCACCCCCCTACACAcacctctttcccctccccccaacctggCCTGGGCCCGCGCTCTCGCTCAGCGCCAGCTGTCTCTGCCCGTCCGTTCACTCGGCTCCGGCTGGAGAGGGGCCGGCTCGCCTCACAACGCCGAACCCCATTCCCGCCACCCCTCCCGGCTCAGAAGCGGGGTGCTGAGTCACGGGGGGGGGGCCTGTGGGTAGGAGGGATGCACACACAGTCGGAGGAAAAGGGGATGCTGGACCAAGTAATCTGACCCCCTACCACCTTCTTGGGCTAAGCACGTGTTCGGTCAGATCCAGGGAGCGGGGGTCCGGGTCGGGAGGGGGAGGCTAGGGGCGGAGGGCAGCCCAGCGGGTCTCCCTCATCCGCGGAAAGGACTGGGCGCGGGATCACGACTCCCCTTCAGGAGGGTGAAGGCACAAATGCTTGGTGGAGCAGGAGGCGATTTCCAGAAGGACTCCTCTCAGCTAGCGAAGAATCCCACCCCACTCcattccccttccccagcctccaaAAGTGGACAGCACGGCTCGGCCAAAGTCACCAgaagagagtgggggtgggggaatgcaCAAACCCTCGCACCTCCTCGAGACCCGGAACGTCGGACGGGGGGTCCGGAGCATCCCGGGATGGAGGGTCCCGAAGGAGAAGGGCAATAAGGGGAGGGGCGCGATTCCCGCGGGGCCGCACTCACCATGGTGAGTCCGGGCGGTGGGTCTCACGTAGAGTCCGGGTGACGGGTCTCAGTGAGAACTGCGCTAGCTGCAGTGCCGCACCGCTCTTataggcggggggcggggcccgCGCGCTGCGCTCGCCCACTAGGAGCTGAGCGGCCCGGAGGCCACGCCCCCGAATGGTAGGCGGCCCCGGAGGGGTGGGCTCAGGGCgggtcccctccccctgccctgtcctggCCTCTCACCTGTCGGACTTGGGTTAGGTGTAGCGATCCAGGCCTTAGCCCTTCGCTCCAGGTTTTGAGCCGGCACCCTGGGCTCCCGATCTCCACTGCAGGGGCGCAGGGCGCGGTGCCAGGGCGCATCTCGCCTGCACCTGAGTCATGGGGGCGCCCATCGCCCAGGTGTTCTGACTTAGGCCGAGTGCTGTAGAGGCTTTCCTTGCGAAGTGGCTGCCGCGGGCCTTCCCCCGTGCCCGCCTCCCCGCCCTGCCTCCCTGGCGGCTCTGGCCAGTTCCGGGGGAACTTACAGCGGCACACGGCCTGCTGGTCCTCGGCCGGGACGGCTGGCCTTCGCCAATGCCTGTGGGCGGCCGAGGACCAGGAGCTGCACAGTCTGAGCCCCAGGGTGCCAATCCCTCAGAGTACCCCACAGAGCCGAGCCCTGCAGCCTGTCTGCGAGGGCTGACCCCAGGAATCTGGCGTGGCTCGCTGGCTGCCGGCGGGTCAGTGGCCCCGTCATCAACGCCGTCACTATTAGTGAGCCCTCGCCACCGCCACCTGCCCGCTTCCCTGCTGCCAGAACCGCCAGAGCTCTGGGCGGAAGCCCTCAGGACCTGGATTCGCATCCGGACTGccctatgtgaccttgggcaggtgaccTAACCTCACTGTGTCCTTGGCATATTCATCGGTGAAAAGGAGACAGTGATTCCACACTGTCTGCATTGTTGTGAGGTATCAAAATGTGTGTTGAGTCTGATGAGGAAAAAACGTGGAGATTCTGGTATCATAGCTGAGTTTTGACTTTCTCATCTTCTCCTGTTCCCCGCAGGGATCTGTGACCGGCATCTTAACGCCCTTGGCGCTCAGGCCGAGGCCTCAACAGCAGTTATTCCTTCTTTCcacatttcatttccatttgttgcAAGAATGGCCTTttccatctacttttttttttaagattttatttatttatttgagagagagagagcgggagagggagagagagcacagagggagaagcagactccccgctgagcagggagccggatacaggcttgatcccaagaccctgagatcatgatcccagcggaaggcagctgcttaatcgactgagccgtccaggcgcCCCTTATCCATCTACTTCTGCTTTCCCTTACATACCTTACATTTTCTAGCTATCTCCCTTCACTGGGGAAATCATCAGGAAGTGCCCCATGTACCCATCGGCATGCCCTGAAGAAACCTGTCTCCCAGGCTAATCCCTTGTTTCCTAGGACCAGAGCGGTCTGACAGCACAGTAGGCTAAAATAACTAGCAATGGCAACTTCCTACCAACAGAATAGCTAATTGACACCTTATTTGGGCAAGGCATGGAAAGGAACACAGTGAAGCATGACAAGGTCTCTCTTCCCTATGCACTTGCCACATGGTTGGGAGAACAAGactcattcataaaatggaaagtGGCAAGGGCATATAGTGAGGCTGCTTTGGGAAGTGGGGTCATGGTCTCTACAGAGCAAGGACCCTTGGTGATTACAGAACATATGGTCTCTTGCAGACCTTCCCGGGCCCTCCTTTTTCCCTTGTGCACCCCCAATCCCAGCAGAATGAGTATGGTAAAAGACCTGAGCTCTCTCAGGCAAAACCTTAAATTCCTTTGACCTTCAGGTTCAGGTTCTTCCTTTGTGAAACAGGGATAACTTCAGATTGTGAGGACCAGATGAATGTAGGGATGTGTACATAGCAAAGCACCATGTAAGCAGCTGCATGGATTCTTAGAGcatcttatttgttttctttagcgTGCTAGCACACCAGGTTGCAGTTATTTGTGTACAGGTCCGTCTTAGAAATTGCAAATTCATTCCAGGTAAGGATTggatcttattcatctttgcgTCCCTAGATCCTAGCATAGTGCTCAGCACGTGGTAAGCATTTGCTAAATGTGTGTCAGAATTGTTTCACTTCAGAGATGGGAATAAAATTAGGGTAGAACCCTAAGAAGCCAGAAGCTGCAAATTGGCAGCCTAGAGACCAAGTTCCCTCTCAGAATTGTTTTGTTTGACCTTCACAGTGTTCATCCCCACAGCgtttagaatatgaaaaaaagCAGGAACTAC
Above is a window of Neomonachus schauinslandi chromosome 3, ASM220157v2, whole genome shotgun sequence DNA encoding:
- the TUBA4A gene encoding tubulin alpha-4A chain, whose product is MRECISVHVGQAGVQMGNACWELYCLEHGIQPDGQMPSDKTIGGGDDSFTTFFCETGAGKHVPRAVFVDLEPTVIDEIRNGPYRQLFHPEQLITGKEDAANNYARGHYTIGKEIIDPVLDRIRKLSDQCTGLQGFLVFHSFGGGTGETCQVVFARPKEM